The following DNA comes from Eubalaena glacialis isolate mEubGla1 chromosome 1, mEubGla1.1.hap2.+ XY, whole genome shotgun sequence.
TACTGGAGCTCTCCTCGGCGGCCTGGCAGGGGTGTCTCTTGCAGCTCAGACCAGCTCTCCCAAAGCAAGGTGCTTCTGAGATGGAACCGAGAGTGCCTGGTCACAGGGGAACCGCAGGCCAGAGCCATGGGTCAGAAACCACGGTTTCTCCAGAGCCAGTGCCCAGAGCGCAAGGATGTGAGAGCCGGGGTGGGCCCCGGTGCTCGGCCCAGGCCACCTCATGGCGCATCTCAGGCCCGGCCGCTGCTGGGAGGGAGAAGAGTAGGGCCCGGATGAGGGCGTTGATTTCACTAAGCACCGGGCAATGAGTCTGTAAGAATTCGCTGCTCTCATCCTCCTCCCCATTGCcactgtcatcaccatcatcaccaccatcatcaccatcaccatcatcaccaccatcaccatcatcaccaccgtcaccaccaccaccagcacagtTCTCCCCTGTAGCTGGGCTGTCTTCCGTGCAGCATCTGCCCCCCACTGGTATTGAGCCTGGGCCAGTGGAGATGCTGAACGGCCCTGGTAGGGGGTCTGGTGCTTCCTAGAGGGCTTTCCCATAACTCCACCGGCCCCGTAACCTGTGCCCTCCTGTGTCCTTGCCCAAGTGCCAGCTGAGGCCTGGAGGATTCAGTGCCCCAGGTCCCCCTGACCCTAacccagcccagggctgggggcacagggagcccagggctgggggggctcagggctgggggtggggcagctcTTTACCCCCAGGGTTTGGAAAGGCCCAGAGTCGTTTCCTACTTGCTTgccgcccccccgccccgggaAGAAATGGAGGCTGATGGTTGTATGCTGGGGCGGGAGCTTCTCCTCTGAACCCTGCTCTCCTTGTGCCTCAGGCTGCCAGGAGCCCACCATCAGCCGTCCTTGGCCCGAAGAGAACACTGCAGTGGGACATGCAGGCTGGAAACACATGGCAACATGCAGCCCTGAGCCCCGCGAGGTCTGCTCCTTCCCTCCTGAGCATTGGGCTCCCTGCCCCATGGGGATGGCACAGACACCGAGGGGGCAGAGGGGGTGACGCACTGCCGGTGCCTGAGGACACACTGCTAACCCCCTTCAGCCCAGCAAGagggcccccccgcccccgccaacaGGCAAGGCATCCCTGGGCCAGGATGTGTGTCCATGTGGGGTCCGCACCCCACCTCAGGACCACCTGCGGTCACCTGGGACTCCACCTCCACCCACAGGGCCGAGGGCCCATGTCCCAGCCACACCTCTGTGCTACATCCTTCTGAGACATGGACAGGCCATAGGGGTCACTCCCCTGGGCTGGCTGGTGGCTGGTGCGTGGCGATTGGACGGCGCAGCCGTGGGCTTGACCGTCCACAGGCAGCTTGTGCGAAGCGACGGGGCCGCAGCCACTGACGGGGCCGGACCCTCCTGTCCTGATACTCGTTTTGGGCCCAGGACTCAGGAATCCAAGCTCATGGACCAGGTACCAGTCGGGACGCAGGGGTCTGGTGGGAGTGGGAGGACGCCCTGTGGGGCTGTGGCCGCACCCCGGCCGTTGGCAGGTCAGCTGCTGGGCCCTGCGGGGCTGTGTGCCCAGGCTGCGTCCTGGCCAAGGCGCCACCTGCAGGCGAACGTGGCTCACAGCACGAGGCCGCCGGGCTGCTGGTTCCCAGGAGCAGGTCCTGGGCAGGGCGCCCACCGTTACTGCCTGCGGTCGACACATCTCCAGGCCAGCCCCCGCCCTCCCAGCACAGTCCCTGCCACCCAGGGTTTCGGCCtttacctggggtggggggggggcggctcTTCCTCCCTACCCCCGCCGGCTGTCTGGCAGGAGAGAAGTCCCAGGAGCACCCACGTGGGCAGTCAGGCATGGCAGGGGTGACTTAGCGGTTAAGGAAGGAGAGGACAAAGCAGGAGAGGCGAGACGGAGTGGAGACAGGTGACCCGTGACGGGGACGGAGGCCGTCCCCCACCCGGACACCCCAATTCCACCCGGGACAGAGCAGGCCCCCACCCCACATACTCTGAATCCATTGGGGGAGCAGGGCCACCCCCCGCCAGCGGGCCGAGCGCCTTCCGAGCAGGGGTCCAGGTGGGTCCCCCGAGCAAGCTCAGAACAAGTGCGGTGAGCGATCGTGCCAGAATCGGGTCGTGTAGAATGAGGACGTTACCCAACAGCCTGTTCGCGGGAGCAGcagtgaataaataaacagatgaacggcttgaggaggggaagggggtccGAGGGAGGTGGCCTCCGCCCTGGGCTCCCACCCTCAGACGGGGGCTGACCTCCAGGGACAGCGGGCTTTGGGTTCCCCAGGACCCCCCGGGCGAGAAATCGGTGTTGGGGACACCAGGCCGGGATCTGGGGGCCTGGTCCAACCCTGCCTCTCTCCAACCAAGAGGCCCAGAGGAGCCGAGAAGGCTGCCGGAGCCCACACCCGAGGCCGGGAAGCGCGGCGGGGGTGGCAGCAGCTGGTGCAGGGGGGCCCCGACCTGACCCCGTGTCAGGGGCCAGCATCCCGGGAGACTGACCGACTCAGGGAGCCCGTGCCAGCGAGACCACCAGAGGAGGGCCCGAGCCCAGTGCCCTCCACCAGACTTCCAGAGCTGAAAAGCGAACACTCTCCCAGCGGAATTTCCGTCAGTGAGCTGATGGGGAGGACAGTCACGCTGAGATGCAGAGAATAAACATGGAAGATATTTCAGGAAGAAACGTCTCTAAGCAGCGAGCATAGAGAAGGAAGTATCAGCTGGGGACAGAGTCAGGAGGGCCGACCAATGAGACAGAAGGGGACAGGAGACAGAAGGGGACAGGAGAAGGGGGGCAGGCCTTCCGGGAAGAGAAGCCAACGCCGGTCTTGATCTCGGGAGACCGGCGCCCGCCAGGCCGGGCGGGGGTCCCTGGCTTCCGGGCAGGGCTGGTGATGGGGCCCCCCGTGAAGACGGACAGACGCGGGACCCGTGGACCGGGCTCTGCCTCTGGAgagtggaggctggaagtccgctCGGCGCACCGGTGTCCGCTCCGGAGGCGGCCCCCACGGCCACTGCCCGCCCAGGGCGGAGGACGGGCTCGGAGGGGACGCGACCACCTTCCCCACAGGAGCAGAGCAGGTGTGAGGCAGGGAGAACCCAACAACCGGGAACCCGAACAGGGACCTCGAGGCAAAGCAGAAACGGCGCGGAGCCACGGGGCCCATCTGGACATCTGGGCGGCTACGTGGACGTCAGCCCAGCTGCGGACGCGGCACTGACACGCCACGTAGAGGCCCTCTCGCAGCGGCCCCTCCTGGGGGGACACCCACAGGAGCAGCAGAAGGGAGCACGGGGTCTCGGCACAGCTGAGGGGCGGGGGGTGCGGCCCGCTGCTCGGTGAGTTTGGGCGGCCCTGTGATTGAGTCCACGCGGGGCACACGGAGGAAGCGTGCTGTGCTGGTTCACGGCCCGAGCCTCGGCCAggcctggggacccctgctctgcaCCTGCCGGGCCCCGGGCGGCCGTGGAAGAGGGCGAGGCACCTGCCACGGAGGCCACGCGGAGGGACCGCGGGCAGCGGAGGGCGCAGACCACAGCGGGGAGAGAACCAGTCCACAGAGCCCCGGCAACCCAAGCCAAGAGCAACCACACAcgcttgctgtacagcagaccgCGAGCCGGCCCCGTGCTGCCGGCAGCCTCTGTGGTCTCTGCCTTGGGGTCTCCCAGCTGCCGCAGGAGCAGACCCCCTAGTCCCACCCCGAAGTCAATCTCCCCTCATTCCAACCTTTTAAAAACATCACTCTGCTCTAAGAATGATTCTTAGAAACAGTGTATGGGTGAAAGTCAAAGATTGTTacattgtgtattttttaaaaaggccaatAGAACAATTCAGTATTAGCAAGTTCAGCGTGATGGCTGATACACTGGATTTTATTCCTTCCatctttatatttgtttgttttggtggttTGCTATTCACTCCGTTTTTCACCCTGTTCATCTGAAGTTCCCTGTACTCTGCATTCTGTTAGGAGTTACGATCCTTGTACTTTCTctgttaattttggaaaattagaCGTATATTTTCCTCCCTGCATCCCCTGACCCTGcatgtttccttcccttccctctccgcTGCCccggataaaatttttaaaataattttaaaatttttaaaaatttgcttactTTATCAGAGAACAgcaaaggaagaataaaagaacaaaaacatgaGACTCAGAAAACAGCAAGACGGGAGACTTAAAAATCAACCATATGAATGTAAGGGGACTAAACActctaattaaaagacaaagattgtcaggctagagaaaggaaggaagacccAAGTACATGATATTTACATAAGATGTACTTTACACATAAAAACACAGAAAGAttgaagtaaaaggatggaagacGTATCAGTAAACGCTAACCGGAACAGTGGTGGTATGCCTATattaacatcagacaaaatagaccttaaaggCAAGAAGTATGgaacaagagataaagaaaaatatttcctattGATAAAAAGGTTAATTCAACAGGAAGACACAACAACCCTAAATGTGTAGGCATCTAATAACATAGTTCGGAACCACATACAGAAGCAGCTGACACAGCTAAAGGGAGACGTACATGAGGCCACAACCGTGGCTGGAAATGGTATCCAGCTGACAGGACAAGATGAACCGACCTGGAGGATGCAGGAGATCTGAGCAACACGGTCAATCAGCCTGACGGGACACACAGCGCTACATCCGACAGCACTACATCCAAGTAGATTCTTGTCAAGTCACACGGAACATTTCCCAGAGGAAGTCGTACGGCAGCCATGAAGCAAGTCTTCACACATTTCCCAGGACCGGACTCACAGGGAACCAGACCCCCAGCCCAGTGAGCCTTCAGACAGCACGGCCCTACCCATGGCCCAACTGAACCAGAAATGCCAGCCGAGCCGCTCCCAATCCTGACCctcagaagctgggagagacaacaaatatttattattattacacaatgttaatataataatatatactaatacataatataatttttttaaacatctttattgaagtataattgctttacaatggtgtgttaccttctgctttataacaaagtgaatcagttatacatatacatatgttctcatatctcttccctcttgcatctccctccctcccaccctccctatcccacccctctaggtggtcacaaagcaccgagctgatctccctgtgctatgcggctgcttcccactagctatctattttacatttggtagtgtatatatgtccatgacactctctcaccctgtcacatctcacccctccccctccccatatcctcaagtccattctctagtaggtctgtgtctttattcccatcttgccactaggttcttcatgaccttttttttttttttttccttagattccatatatatgtgttagcatactgtatttatttttctctttctgacttacttcactctgtatgacagactctaactccatccacctcattacaaacacctccatttcatttctttttatggctgagtaatattccattgtatatatgtgccacatcttctttatccattcatccgatgatggacacctaggttgcttccatgtcctggctattgtaaacagagctgcaatgaatattttggtacatgactctttctgaattatggttttctcagggtatatgcccagtagtgggattgctgggtcgtatggtagttctatttttagttttttaaggaacctccatactgttctccatagtggctgtatcaatttacattcccaccaacagtgcaagagtgttcccttttctccacaccctctccagcatttattgtttctagattttttgatgatggccattctgaccggtgtgagatgatacctcattgtagttttgatttgcatttctctaatgattaatgatgttgagcattctttcatgtgtctgttggcaatctgtatatcttctttggagaaatgtctatttaggtcttctgcccatttttggattgggttgtttgtttttttgttattgagctgcatgagctgcttgtaaatcttggagattaatcctttgtcagttgcttcatttgcaaatattttctcccattctgagggttgtcttttggtcttgtttatggtttcctttgctgtgcaaaagcttttaagtttcattaggtcccatttgtttatttgtgtttttatttccatttctctaggagctgggtcgaaaaggatcttgctgtgatttatgtcatagagtgttctgcctatgttttcttctaagagtttgatagtgtctggccttacacttaggtctttaatccattttgagtttatttttgtgtatggtgtcagggagtgttctaatttcatacttttacatgtacctgtccaattttcccagcaccacttattgaagaggctgtcttttctccactgtatatgcttgcctcctttatcaaagataaggtgaccatatgtgcgtgggcttatctctgggctttctatcctgttccattgatctatatttctgtttttgtgccagtaccaaactgtcttgattactgtagctttgtaatatagtctgaagtcagggagcctgattcctccagctccatttttcgttctcaagattgctttggctatttggggtcttttgtgtttccatacaaattgtgaaattttttgttctagttctgtgaaaaatgccagtggtagtttgatagggattgcattgaatctgtagattgctttgggtagcagagtcattttcacaatgtttattcttccaatccaagaacatggtatatctctccatctatttgtatcatctttaatttctttcatcagtgtcctataattttctgcatacaggtcttttgtctccttaggtaggtttattcctaggtattttattctttttgttgcaatggtaaacgggagtgttttcttaatttcactttcagatttttcatcattagtatacaggaatgcaagagatttctgtgcattaattttgtatcctgctactttaccaaattcattgattagctctagtagttttctggtagcatcttttggattctctatgtatagtatcatgtcatctgcaaacagtgacagctttacttcttcttttccgatttggattccttttatttctttttcttctctgattgctgtggctaacacttccaaaactatgttgaataatagtggtgagagtgggcaaccttgtcttgttcctgatcttagtggaaatggtttcagtttttcaccattgaggacaatgttggctgtgggtttgtcatatatggtctttattatgttgaggaaagctccctctatgcctactttctgcaggacttttatcataaatgggtgttgaattttgtcgaaagctttctctgcatctattgagatgatcatatggtttttctccttcaatttgttaatatgatgtatcacgttgattgatttgcgtatattgaagaatccttgcattcctgggataaaccccacttgatcatggtgtataatccttttaatgtgctgttggattctgtttgctagtattttgttgaggatttttgcatctatgttcatcagtgatattggcctgtagttttctttctttgtgacatctttgtctggttttggtatcagggtgatggtggcctcgtagaatgagttggggagtgttcctccctctgcaatattttggaagagtttgagaaggataggtgttagctcttctctaaatgtttgatagaattcgcctgtgaagccatctggtcctggacttttgtgtgttggaagatttttaatcacagtttcaatttcagtgcttgtgattggtctgttcatattttctatttcttcctggttcagtcttggcaggttgtgcatttctaagaatctgtccatttcttccaggttgtccattttattggcatagagttgcttgtagtaatctctcatgatcgtttgtatttctgcagtgtcagtggttacttctcctttttcatttctaattctattaatttgagtcttctccctttttctcttgatgagtctggctaatggtttatcaattttgtttatcttctcaaagaaccagcttttagtttcattgatttttgctattgtttccttcatttctttttcatttatttctgatctgatctttatgatttctttccttctgctagctttggggtttttttgttcttctttctctaattgctttaggtgcaaggttaggttgtttattcgagatgtttcctgtttcttgatgtaggcttgtattgctataaacttccctcttagaactgcttttgctgcatcccataggttttgggtcgtcgtgtctccattgtcatttgtttctaggtattttttgatttcccctttgatttcttcagtgatcacttcgttattaagtagtgtattgtgtagcctccatgtgtttgtattttttacagatcttttcctgtaattgacatctagtctcatagcgttgtggtcagaaaagatacttgatacgatttcaatttttttaaatttaccaaggcttgatttgtgacccaagatatgatctatcctggagaatgttccatgagcacttgagaaaaatgtgtattctgttgtttttgggtggaatgtcctataaatatcaattaagtccatcttgtttaatgtatcatttaaagcttgtgtttccttatttattttcattttggatgatctgtccattgatgaaagtggggtgttaaagtcccctactatgattgtgttactgtcgatttccccttttatggctgttagtatttgccttatgtattgaggtgctcctatgttgggtgcataaatatttacaattgttataccctcctcttggatcaatcccttgatcattatatagtgtccttctttgtctcttgtaatagtctttattttaaagtctattttgtctgatatgagaattgctactccagctttcttttgatttccatttgcatggaatatctttttccatcccctcactttcagtctgtatgtgtctctaggtctgaagtgggtctcttgtagacagcatatatatgggtcttgtttttgtatccattcagccagtctgtgtcttttggtgggagcatttaatccatttacatttaaggtaattatcgatacgtatgttcctattcccattttcttaaatgttttgggtttgttattgtaggtgttttccttctcttgtgtttcttgcctagagaagttcctttagcatttgttgtaaagctggtttggtggtgctgaactctctcagcttttgcttgtctgtaaaggttttaatttctccatcaaatctgaatgagatccttgctgggtagagtaatcttggttgtaggtttttctccttcatcactttaagtatatcctgccactcccttctggcttgcagagtttctgctgaaagatcagctgttaaccttatggggatgcccttgtgtgttatttgttgtttttcccttgctgcttttaatatgttttctttgtatttaatttttgatagtttgattaatatgtgtcttggtgtgtttctccttggatttatcctgtatgggactctctgtgcttccaggacttgattaactatttcctttcccatattagggaagttttcaactataatctcttcaaatattttctcagtccctttctttttctcttcttcttctgggacccctataattcgaatgttggtgcgtttaatgttgtcccagaggtctctgagactgtcctcagttcttttcattcttttttctttattctgctctgcagtagttatttccaccattttatcttccaggtcacttatccgttcttctgcctcagttattctgctattgatcccatctagagtatttttaatttcatttattgtgctttttcatcgttgcttggttcctctttagttcttctacgtataattatttataattctttattgttatttatCTACTTCTCCAGCTGCTTTGTTCTGGAGTAACTTGTTAATGCAGCAACAGGTAACTAACACATCTTCTAGCTTCCTGAGTTGGGAGCCCAGGGTATGGATTTtacatatttcttcctttctgacatATGCATTTGAAAGTGGTGAAGTTCCCTCTAAGCACTGATTAaacccaaagaaaacagaaaataaggggAAGAACAGGAATCAATGATACAGAAAACACAATAGAAACTCGACAAAGCCAACAGTGGTTGTTCGAAAAGATTAACAAAAGTGATGAATCCCTAGCAAGATAAGGAAAACGGAACAACTTCAGTAATGAGAAAGGGGACATTGTTACAGGTCCTAAGTGACTGAGAAAGTATGAGGATATTATGAAGAAGTTTATGCTGATAAACCTGACAACttggatgaaatggaaaaactcaTTGAAAAACATGTCTACCAAAGAAGTtgacacaaaaagaaatagaaaatctgaattatCCTACATCTGTTAAAGAAATCGAATCAAAGATCTTTTCAAGATCAGGCCCTTATTTCACATCTAATCAGACGTTCGGCACAAGAGACTAGGTCGGGCCGACTCTGGGTGAGAGCCCGGGGGCCTGGGACGGGGCCTGGTGGTGCTGCCgggccaggggaggggcagcGCCCAGGGAGGGGGAGCGGCACCGCCGGGCGGGCGGGAGGAGGGCACTCCTACCTCCCCAGCAAAGACGGC
Coding sequences within:
- the LOC133085660 gene encoding uncharacterized protein LOC133085660, with product MQQWVCAVGGVGARGPPCSSHGGGSGTELRGESPLRGQPCAGGSARPAYPGENSPRQAARSPPSAVLGPKRTLQWDMQAGNTWQHAALSPARQLVRSDGAAATDGAGPSCPDTRFGPRTQESKLMDQRPRGAEKAAGAHTRGREARRGWQQLVQGGPDLTPCQGPASRETDRLREPVPARPPEEGPSPVPSTRLPELKSEHSPSGISVSELMGRTVTLRCRE